Proteins encoded within one genomic window of Kibdelosporangium phytohabitans:
- a CDS encoding glycosyltransferase family 39 protein, whose translation MPRSVAVFDWLNARTRQIAVAAVGLSLLLAGGYAIMLGNELRYSDEHVYLELTQSLVDGRGFAFGTGATAYRPPGYPFLLLPFHLVSGGNVFVMRLVGVLCLAGAVWFGYLLARRISPVAGALVAVVTAAYPLFVYTATTLYPQIPALLLLLMTFEFGLRARDRWVWAIPSGLSAGLLTITVPSFAPTLLLLVLFVGWRARKAIVVLLVAAAIIPVLWCVRNAVVMGSFIPVSTNNGVNLLLGNNPDATGSSGTSVDVSAYERRAKELDLDEVGIDKFYSDQAVEWIKANPGAAANLYAAKVAHNFAYSDTLKTEGQGASDLLAALSYYPLLALALLRVMVSKRFPLHRVDKLCLWAIVLNVLLLAVFFTRIRFRVPLDELTIILAASTVVAWWDRRRTA comes from the coding sequence ATGCCCAGGTCGGTTGCGGTGTTCGACTGGCTCAACGCCCGCACCAGGCAGATCGCCGTGGCCGCGGTCGGCCTCAGCCTGCTGCTGGCCGGTGGGTACGCGATCATGCTCGGCAACGAGCTGCGGTACTCCGACGAACACGTCTACCTGGAGCTGACCCAGTCGCTGGTCGACGGCCGCGGCTTCGCGTTCGGCACCGGCGCGACCGCATACCGGCCGCCTGGCTACCCGTTCCTGCTGCTGCCGTTCCACCTGGTCAGCGGCGGCAACGTGTTCGTGATGCGGCTGGTGGGCGTGCTGTGCCTGGCCGGCGCGGTGTGGTTCGGATACCTGCTGGCCCGGCGGATCTCCCCGGTCGCCGGGGCGCTCGTCGCTGTCGTCACGGCCGCGTACCCGCTGTTCGTGTACACGGCGACCACGCTGTACCCGCAGATCCCGGCCCTGTTGCTGCTGCTGATGACGTTCGAGTTCGGTCTGCGTGCCAGGGACCGGTGGGTCTGGGCGATCCCGAGCGGGCTCTCGGCGGGGTTGCTGACCATCACCGTGCCGTCGTTCGCGCCGACCTTGCTGCTGCTCGTGTTGTTCGTCGGCTGGCGGGCCCGCAAGGCGATCGTGGTCCTGCTCGTCGCGGCGGCGATCATCCCCGTGCTGTGGTGCGTCCGGAACGCCGTCGTGATGGGCTCGTTCATCCCGGTGTCCACGAACAACGGTGTGAACCTGTTGCTCGGCAACAACCCCGATGCCACCGGCAGCAGCGGCACGAGCGTCGACGTTTCGGCGTACGAGCGGCGCGCCAAGGAGCTCGACCTGGACGAGGTCGGGATCGACAAGTTCTACAGCGACCAGGCCGTCGAGTGGATCAAGGCCAACCCCGGTGCGGCCGCGAACCTGTACGCCGCCAAAGTCGCGCACAACTTCGCCTACAGCGACACCCTCAAGACCGAGGGCCAGGGCGCGTCCGACCTGCTGGCCGCGTTGAGCTACTACCCGCTGCTCGCGCTGGCGTTGCTGCGGGTGATGGTCTCCAAACGGTTCCCGCTGCACCGGGTCGACAAGCTCTGCCTCTGGGCGATCGTGCTGAACGTGCTGCTGCTGGCGGTGTTCTTCACCAGGATCCGGTTCCGGGTCCCGCTCGACGAGCTGACGATCATCCTCGCGGCGTCCACTGTGGTCGCGTGGTGGGACAGGCGGCGCACGGCATGA
- a CDS encoding lipopolysaccharide biosynthesis protein, translating to MVGQAAHGMTTKSPIRKALRMSLLNTVVGKLGTFVTGIVLARLLTPHDFGVYAIAFVALIALLSLNELGVSLAIVRWPGDPERIRPTVTTISVVTSFFVYALCWFGAPVFAEAMEVPEATGVVRVLCVGALIDGLSAPVAQLMNREFRQGLRLFVDLSNLVVTTGVTVSLAATDHGAWSLAWGQISGNAVSSLVLFGLSRKWPRLGFDPRLARELVAFGLPLAGASLLMVAMWNVDKVFTGPMLGAFALGLYLQAFNLASWPVNVFSLVVRRVSLAAFARVQEDQGERQAVFAKMTMLLAIPTLPVCTVLGLLALPVVTTLYGHPWAGSAVALQFLALLGVVRVASELAYDFLVALGRSRTTLWLQAGWLVALLVFLPLGAWLGGIEGVGIAHAGVAVVLVLPAYAMAVARTGISIRALAAPLVRPVLGTVCMVAVILVVRWLTEPSLLQLLLGGVLGLLAYAPAVWPLRKTLGALK from the coding sequence GTGGTGGGACAGGCGGCGCACGGCATGACCACGAAGAGCCCGATCCGCAAAGCGCTGCGGATGAGCCTGCTCAACACGGTGGTCGGCAAGCTCGGCACGTTCGTGACCGGCATCGTGCTGGCGCGGCTGCTGACCCCGCACGACTTCGGTGTCTACGCGATCGCGTTCGTCGCGCTGATCGCGTTGCTGTCGCTCAACGAGCTCGGGGTCAGCCTGGCGATCGTGCGCTGGCCGGGCGATCCGGAGCGAATCCGGCCGACGGTCACCACGATCTCGGTGGTCACCAGCTTCTTCGTCTACGCGCTGTGCTGGTTCGGCGCGCCGGTGTTCGCCGAGGCCATGGAAGTCCCGGAAGCAACCGGGGTCGTGCGCGTGCTGTGTGTCGGCGCCTTGATCGACGGGTTGAGCGCGCCGGTGGCGCAGCTGATGAACCGCGAGTTCAGGCAGGGCCTGCGGCTGTTCGTCGACCTGTCGAACCTGGTGGTGACGACCGGGGTGACGGTGTCGCTCGCGGCGACCGACCACGGCGCGTGGAGCCTGGCGTGGGGCCAGATCTCCGGCAACGCCGTTTCCTCACTGGTGCTGTTCGGGTTGAGCCGCAAGTGGCCGCGGCTGGGCTTCGACCCGAGACTGGCCCGTGAGCTGGTGGCGTTCGGGTTGCCGCTGGCCGGGGCGAGCCTGCTGATGGTCGCGATGTGGAACGTCGACAAGGTCTTCACCGGGCCGATGCTCGGCGCGTTCGCCCTCGGTCTCTACTTGCAGGCGTTCAACCTGGCTTCCTGGCCGGTCAACGTGTTCTCGCTGGTGGTCCGGCGGGTGTCGCTGGCCGCGTTCGCGCGTGTGCAGGAGGACCAGGGCGAGCGGCAGGCGGTGTTCGCCAAGATGACGATGCTGCTGGCGATCCCGACGCTGCCGGTCTGCACGGTCCTCGGCCTGCTCGCTTTGCCCGTTGTGACCACTTTGTACGGACATCCGTGGGCCGGGTCGGCGGTGGCGTTGCAGTTCCTGGCGCTGCTCGGGGTCGTGCGGGTCGCCTCGGAGCTGGCGTACGACTTCCTGGTGGCGCTCGGCCGTTCCCGCACCACGCTGTGGTTGCAGGCGGGGTGGCTCGTGGCGCTGCTGGTGTTCCTGCCGCTCGGTGCGTGGCTCGGCGGGATCGAAGGCGTCGGCATCGCGCACGCCGGAGTCGCTGTCGTGCTGGTGCTCCCGGCGTACGCGATGGCCGTGGCGAGGACAGGGATCTCGATCCGGGCGCTGGCCGCCCCCCTGGTGCGGCCAGTGCTCGGGACCGTCTGCATGGTCGCGGTGATCCTGGTGGTGCGGTGGTTGACCGAACCGTCCCTGCTCCAACTGTTGCTGGGCGGTGTTCTGGGGCTACTGGCCTACGCGCCCGCTGTCTGGCCACTGCGCAAGACCCTTGGCGCGTTGAAGTGA
- a CDS encoding alpha/beta fold hydrolase produces MRILTALLAGVLVTPLAVTTAVASPKPEWRPCPGNLPFECTTVTVPVDYSRPNGSTIDIAVSRKKATGRRRGVLLLNPGGPGNAGLDMPVEVGAFKPLADSYDLIGFDPRGTGRSAPVDCGLTDDQRDPIKIFPQPAPNGDISASVAYARQVAKQCFERHGRLMPHVTTANTARDMDRIRIALGEQRISYFGVSYGTYLGAVYTSLFPQRTDRVVLDSVVDPKGIWRGVFNSWGPGTEESFTDFAGWAAERDTTYRLGGSATDVRSTYLALARRLDTRPLGHYNGNLLRGTARYVLYQESTYPELATTLQSIRNGTFTPPPPLKFSSSFAATFWGITCNEARWPRSAARYQWDVLVARQKYPVTNGMSYNISPCAFWPRPSEPAVRIGDHGPNVVLVQNLRDLATPVGGARSMRVVLGDRSRLITADNAGHGVLRATADPCVLQPVMSFLLGGAMPGRDIACGKSLQRAKGLAQWPDSGRVGQ; encoded by the coding sequence ATGCGAATACTCACGGCGTTGCTAGCAGGGGTCCTGGTCACGCCATTGGCGGTTACGACGGCTGTCGCGTCACCGAAACCGGAATGGCGGCCGTGTCCGGGCAACCTCCCGTTCGAGTGCACGACCGTCACGGTTCCGGTCGACTACAGCAGGCCGAACGGCTCGACGATCGACATCGCGGTGTCCCGCAAGAAGGCGACCGGTCGGCGGCGCGGTGTCCTGTTGCTCAACCCGGGTGGGCCGGGCAACGCGGGCTTGGACATGCCGGTCGAGGTCGGGGCGTTCAAGCCGCTCGCGGACAGCTACGACCTGATCGGGTTCGACCCGCGTGGCACCGGCCGCAGCGCGCCGGTGGACTGCGGGCTGACCGACGACCAGCGTGACCCGATCAAGATCTTCCCGCAACCGGCGCCGAACGGTGACATCTCGGCGTCGGTCGCCTACGCCCGGCAGGTCGCCAAGCAGTGTTTCGAGCGCCACGGCCGGTTGATGCCGCACGTCACCACCGCCAACACGGCACGGGACATGGACCGGATCCGGATCGCGCTGGGCGAACAGAGGATCTCGTACTTCGGGGTTTCGTACGGCACGTACCTCGGCGCGGTCTACACCTCGTTGTTCCCGCAGCGCACGGACCGGGTCGTGCTGGACAGCGTCGTGGACCCGAAGGGGATCTGGCGTGGCGTGTTCAACTCGTGGGGGCCGGGTACGGAGGAGAGCTTCACGGATTTCGCGGGCTGGGCGGCGGAGCGGGACACCACGTACCGCCTCGGCGGCAGCGCGACAGATGTCCGTTCCACCTACTTGGCGCTGGCCCGGCGTCTCGATACCCGGCCTCTGGGGCACTACAACGGGAATCTGCTGCGTGGGACGGCCAGGTACGTGCTGTACCAGGAAAGCACCTACCCGGAACTGGCGACGACATTGCAGTCGATCAGGAACGGCACCTTCACGCCGCCGCCACCGCTGAAGTTCAGCTCGTCCTTCGCCGCGACCTTCTGGGGCATCACGTGCAACGAAGCACGTTGGCCGCGCAGCGCCGCCCGGTACCAGTGGGACGTCCTGGTGGCCAGGCAGAAGTACCCGGTCACCAACGGTATGTCGTACAACATCTCCCCGTGTGCGTTCTGGCCGCGGCCGTCCGAACCGGCTGTCCGGATCGGTGATCACGGACCGAACGTGGTGCTGGTGCAGAATCTGCGTGACCTGGCGACACCGGTCGGCGGGGCGCGTTCGATGCGCGTGGTGCTGGGCGATCGGTCACGCCTGATCACCGCCGACAACGCGGGGCACGGCGTCCTGCGAGCCACGGCGGACCCGTGTGTGCTCCAGCCGGTGATGAGCTTCCTGCTCGGTGGAGCCATGCCTGGCCGCGACATCGCCTGCGGGAAGTCACTTCAACGCGCCAAGGGTCTTGCGCAGTGGCCAGACAGCGGGCGCGTAGGCCAGTAG
- a CDS encoding class I SAM-dependent methyltransferase: MSEHSHEHGGGWHEGVVMDEAFWDDLYREKERWSGKPNPQLVAEVSGLEPGTALDVGCGEGADAIWLRERGWQVTGVDVSGIALGRARERDPEVTWLHLDLVKDPAPGTYDLVTAHYVHVHPLSDMRVLQQRLADAVAPGGTLLLVGHDQSEMAEADLNRPDNPDLYFTAESTTSLLPEAEWIVDVAETRALDKQDHRMYDFVLKARRR; encoded by the coding sequence ATGAGCGAACACAGTCATGAGCACGGCGGCGGCTGGCACGAAGGCGTTGTGATGGACGAAGCGTTCTGGGACGACCTCTACCGCGAGAAGGAGCGGTGGAGCGGCAAGCCCAACCCCCAACTGGTCGCCGAGGTGTCCGGCCTCGAGCCCGGCACGGCGTTGGACGTCGGCTGCGGCGAAGGCGCGGACGCGATCTGGCTACGCGAACGCGGCTGGCAGGTGACCGGTGTCGACGTGTCCGGCATCGCGCTCGGCCGGGCCCGGGAACGCGACCCCGAGGTGACATGGCTGCACCTCGACCTGGTGAAGGACCCCGCTCCAGGTACGTACGACCTGGTCACCGCGCACTACGTGCACGTCCACCCGTTGTCGGACATGCGGGTGCTGCAACAGCGGCTCGCCGACGCGGTCGCACCCGGCGGAACACTGCTGCTCGTCGGGCACGACCAGAGCGAGATGGCCGAGGCCGACCTGAACCGACCGGACAACCCCGACCTCTACTTCACCGCCGAGTCCACGACTTCCCTGCTCCCCGAGGCCGAGTGGATCGTCGACGTCGCCGAGACACGGGCGCTCGACAAGCAGGATCACCGCATGTACGACTTCGTCCTCAAGGCACGACGGCGATGA
- a CDS encoding class I SAM-dependent methyltransferase — translation MTTLNWRDRAKTVRDSAEDAVTRVTHMPPRRIRGDISPLWLDYKKTGSDQVDFLRELCGLQHDHHVLDIGCGVGRLAQPLTTVLSKRGKYDGFDVMPYMIDWCRRNITTAHPNFRFKHADVQTSIGHDTGVDAAEYVFPYDDDTFDLAYAGSLFTHLTPAAATNYMNQVARVLKPGGVFVSTWNMYNSDSEKLLPGRSLRHAWPHDMGEHRLKDELHPESNVAFDEVWLRPRYAESGLRIVEPVRPDATYSPLRVPRNIAASHLWYTTTIIAVVP, via the coding sequence ATGACCACACTGAACTGGCGGGATCGTGCGAAGACGGTGCGCGACAGCGCCGAGGACGCGGTCACCCGCGTCACGCACATGCCGCCGCGGCGCATCCGCGGTGACATCTCGCCACTCTGGCTCGACTACAAGAAGACCGGTTCGGACCAGGTCGACTTCCTGCGCGAGCTGTGTGGCCTGCAGCACGACCACCACGTGCTCGACATCGGCTGCGGCGTGGGCAGGCTGGCCCAGCCGCTGACCACAGTGCTGAGCAAACGCGGCAAGTACGACGGTTTCGACGTGATGCCGTACATGATCGACTGGTGCCGGCGCAACATCACGACAGCGCACCCGAACTTCCGCTTCAAGCACGCGGACGTGCAGACGTCGATCGGCCACGACACCGGAGTGGACGCGGCCGAGTACGTCTTCCCCTACGACGACGACACGTTCGACCTGGCGTACGCCGGATCGCTGTTCACGCACCTGACCCCGGCCGCCGCGACCAACTACATGAACCAGGTCGCGCGCGTGCTCAAGCCGGGTGGCGTGTTCGTGTCCACGTGGAACATGTACAACTCGGACTCCGAGAAGCTGCTGCCCGGCCGCAGCCTGCGCCACGCGTGGCCGCACGACATGGGCGAGCACCGGCTCAAGGACGAGCTGCACCCCGAGTCCAATGTGGCCTTCGACGAGGTGTGGCTGCGACCGCGGTACGCCGAGTCGGGGCTGCGGATCGTGGAACCGGTCCGGCCGGACGCGACCTACTCGCCGCTGCGGGTGCCGCGCAACATCGCTGCCTCACACCTCTGGTACACCACGACGATCATCGCCGTCGTGCCTTGA
- a CDS encoding glycosyltransferase family 4 protein — protein sequence MRILVYPHAMEIGGSQLNAIQLAGAVRDRGHEVIVLSEPGPLVKRVHELGLEHIEIPRERRNPSPEVLATLVRTVQRRRIHVVHGYEWPPVIEAFFGPGLRWRTPVVGTVMSMSVVPFFPRTVPLIVGTEAIREAAQAAGHHRVTLLEPPVDTETDHPSVDGAVFREEHGIPRDEVMIAMICRLVPELKLEGLLAACDAVGALAAAGHKVQLVLVGDGRSRGEIEARAAKANALAGRTVVRLTGEVADPRPAYAAADVIVGQGGSALRGMAFGKPLVVVGEDGFSELLTSDTAPLFLKQGWYGLGGNGVPDLRKHIGALLESRDLRGSLGEFARRLVVERFALTRAAEVQEDEYLFAARTRPATGAVAGEAVRSGSGVLATKVRTKYQRWRGTVATDDANARPIVVSHGKASR from the coding sequence ATGCGAATCCTGGTCTACCCGCACGCCATGGAGATCGGCGGCTCGCAGCTCAACGCCATCCAGCTGGCGGGCGCGGTCCGCGACCGCGGCCACGAGGTGATCGTGCTGTCCGAGCCGGGGCCGCTGGTCAAACGCGTGCACGAGCTCGGCCTCGAACACATCGAGATCCCGCGTGAGCGCCGCAACCCCTCGCCGGAGGTCCTCGCGACCCTGGTCCGGACTGTCCAGAGGCGACGGATCCACGTCGTGCACGGTTATGAGTGGCCGCCGGTGATCGAGGCGTTCTTCGGTCCTGGTCTCAGATGGCGGACGCCGGTCGTCGGCACGGTGATGTCCATGTCGGTGGTGCCGTTCTTCCCCCGGACGGTCCCGTTGATCGTGGGCACGGAGGCGATCCGTGAAGCCGCTCAAGCCGCCGGGCACCACCGTGTGACGTTGCTGGAGCCGCCGGTGGACACCGAGACCGACCACCCGTCGGTGGACGGCGCGGTGTTCCGCGAGGAACACGGCATTCCGCGGGACGAGGTCATGATCGCGATGATCTGCCGCCTGGTGCCGGAACTGAAACTCGAGGGCCTGCTCGCGGCCTGTGACGCGGTCGGCGCGCTGGCCGCCGCGGGTCACAAGGTGCAGCTGGTGCTCGTCGGCGACGGTCGCTCACGCGGCGAGATCGAAGCCCGTGCGGCCAAGGCCAACGCGCTGGCCGGGCGGACAGTGGTCCGGCTGACCGGCGAGGTCGCGGACCCGCGCCCGGCGTACGCCGCCGCCGACGTGATCGTCGGCCAGGGCGGTTCGGCCCTGCGCGGCATGGCTTTCGGCAAGCCGCTGGTGGTCGTCGGCGAGGATGGTTTCAGCGAGTTGCTGACGTCCGACACCGCGCCGCTGTTCCTCAAGCAAGGCTGGTACGGCCTCGGCGGCAACGGTGTGCCGGACCTGCGCAAGCACATCGGGGCGCTGCTGGAATCCCGTGATCTGCGGGGATCGCTCGGCGAGTTCGCGCGCAGGCTCGTCGTCGAGAGGTTCGCGCTGACCCGCGCGGCGGAGGTGCAGGAGGACGAGTACCTGTTCGCCGCGCGGACCCGGCCCGCAACCGGGGCGGTCGCCGGCGAGGCCGTCCGCTCCGGAAGCGGCGTGCTGGCAACGAAAGTCCGGACCAAGTACCAGAGGTGGCGTGGCACGGTCGCGACCGATGACGCCAACGCCCGGCCGATCGTCGTGTCACACGGAAAGGCGTCTCGATGA
- a CDS encoding nucleoside-diphosphate sugar epimerase/dehydratase → MAPILLLGTGDRAKAALAAVRKRPYTWIPVGFLDDDPAMHGKDVDGVPVLGAIDLVYELPDAGLVACDPGLRDRVLLPEERWVTP, encoded by the coding sequence GTGGCTCCCATCCTCCTGCTCGGTACGGGTGACCGCGCGAAGGCCGCTCTCGCGGCTGTCCGCAAGCGGCCGTACACCTGGATTCCCGTCGGCTTCCTCGACGACGACCCCGCCATGCACGGCAAGGACGTCGACGGCGTGCCGGTGCTCGGCGCCATCGACCTGGTCTACGAACTGCCGGACGCGGGCCTGGTCGCGTGTGATCCCGGCCTGCGGGACCGGGTTCTGCTGCCCGAAGAGCGATGGGTGACGCCCTGA
- a CDS encoding glycosyltransferase translates to MRPLVVVASGVTWDGVKGSERQLAESLARHAGVDVLWVDPPVSPVTPARFRGSTGRMWRPLLRPLEPRIARLTPVGPPGWTRPGVRSLTWPLVRAQIAWALRKAGRRPDVFIACTQHDLLGRWGDRVVDVLYGTDDWVAGASLMNQDAHHVLCEEREAIARADLVLAVGPELAERWHELGAHPIVFPNGCDPEAYHQLGPPGPVPDGFPARIAGLVGQLSDRIDISVLEAVADTGIGLLLVGPREPGWEPGRADGLLQRPNVHHVGPVPFEQLPQWFARLDVGITPYADTPFNRASFPLKTLEYLAAGLPVVSTDLPASKRLADETDSILIGGTAREFADAVVEAAIDKASPDVVGQRRSVAQRHSWAARAETFTHLAGLPR, encoded by the coding sequence ATGAGGCCACTGGTAGTCGTCGCCTCCGGCGTCACGTGGGACGGGGTCAAGGGCTCGGAGCGCCAGCTCGCCGAGTCCCTGGCCCGCCACGCGGGCGTGGACGTCCTGTGGGTGGATCCGCCGGTGTCACCCGTGACACCGGCGCGGTTCCGAGGCAGCACAGGCCGGATGTGGCGGCCGCTGCTGCGGCCGCTCGAACCGCGGATCGCCCGGTTGACACCGGTCGGTCCGCCGGGCTGGACCCGGCCTGGCGTGCGGTCGCTGACGTGGCCGCTCGTGCGCGCGCAGATCGCTTGGGCGCTGCGCAAAGCTGGGCGCAGGCCGGATGTGTTCATCGCCTGCACCCAGCACGACCTGCTCGGCAGGTGGGGCGATCGGGTGGTGGACGTGTTGTACGGCACGGACGACTGGGTCGCCGGTGCCTCGCTGATGAACCAGGACGCGCATCACGTCCTGTGCGAGGAACGGGAAGCCATCGCGCGTGCCGATCTGGTGCTCGCGGTCGGGCCGGAACTGGCCGAGCGCTGGCACGAACTCGGCGCGCACCCGATCGTCTTCCCGAACGGGTGCGATCCCGAGGCGTACCACCAGCTCGGCCCGCCGGGGCCGGTGCCGGACGGGTTTCCCGCGCGGATCGCCGGGCTGGTCGGCCAGTTGAGCGACCGGATCGACATCTCGGTGCTCGAAGCGGTCGCCGACACCGGGATCGGCCTGCTGCTCGTCGGCCCGCGCGAGCCAGGCTGGGAACCGGGCAGGGCCGACGGCCTGTTGCAGCGGCCGAACGTGCACCACGTCGGCCCGGTGCCGTTCGAGCAGTTGCCGCAGTGGTTCGCCCGGCTCGACGTGGGCATCACGCCGTACGCGGACACGCCGTTCAACCGGGCGTCCTTTCCGTTGAAGACATTGGAGTACCTCGCGGCGGGGCTGCCGGTCGTGAGCACGGACCTGCCCGCGAGCAAGCGGTTGGCCGATGAGACCGACAGCATCCTGATCGGCGGGACCGCCAGGGAATTCGCTGACGCCGTTGTGGAAGCGGCGATCGACAAGGCGTCGCCGGACGTGGTCGGGCAGCGACGGTCTGTCGCGCAACGGCATTCGTGGGCCGCGCGCGCGGAAACTTTCACCCATCTGGCCGGATTGCCGCGATGA